The Setaria viridis chromosome 6, Setaria_viridis_v4.0, whole genome shotgun sequence genome contains a region encoding:
- the LOC117859585 gene encoding 2-hydroxyisoflavanone dehydratase, which yields MAAAPVAPPPASADDEIVYESMPCIRIYKNRVERYFGSEFVAASTDAATGVASRDVVISPNVSARLYLPRLADGAPATKLPVLVYYHGGGFCLGSAFNPTFHAYFNSFAALANVLVVSVEYRLAPEHPVPAAYADSWEALAWVVSHLADSPNDGGNRDPWVAGHADFARLYLGGESAGSNIAHHMAMRVAAEGLPHGAQIRGLVLIHPYFLGTDKVPSDDLSPEARESLGSLWRVMCPTTTGEDDPLINPFVDGAPALATLACGRVLVCVGEGDVLRDRGRAYHDRLKASGWQGEAAIWQAPDKGHTFHLLEPCCDEAVEQDKVISDFLNR from the coding sequence AtggccgccgcccccgtcgccccgccgccggcctcggcggACGACGAGATCGTCTACGAGTCCATGCCCTGCATCCGCATCTACAAGAACCGCGTGGAGCGCTACTTCGGCTCCGAGttcgtcgccgcctccaccgacgccgccaccggcgtcgcCTCCCGGGACGTCGTCATCTCCCCCAACGTCTCCGCGCGCCTCTACCTCCCACGCCTCGCGGACGGGGCACCCGCGACCAAGCTCCCCGTCCTCGTCTACTACCACGGCGGCGGTTTCTGCCTCGGCTCCGCTTTCAACCCCACCTTCCACGCCTACTTCAACAGCTTCGCGGCGCTCGCCAACGTCCTCGTCGTCTCCGTCGAGTACCGCCTGGCCCCCGAGcaccccgtccccgccgcctaCGCCGACTCCTGGGAGGCCCTCGCCTGGGTCGTCTCCCACCTCGCCGATTCCCCCAACGACGGCGGCAACAGGGACCCGTGGGTCGCGGGCCACGCCGACTTCGCCCGCCTCTACCTCGGCGGCGAGAGCGCGGGCTCCAACATCGCGCACCACATGGCGATGCGCGTCGCCGCGGAGGGGCTGCCCCACGGCGCCCAGATCCGGGGCCTCGTCCTGATCCACCCCTACTTCCTGGGCACTGACAAGGTGCCCTCCGACGACCTGAGCCCGGAGGCGCGCGAGAGCCTGGGTTCCCTGTGGCGCGTCATGTGCCCAACCACCACCGGCGAGGACGACCCGCTCATAAACCCCTTCGTGGACGGCGCCCCCGCGCTGGCGACCCTGGCGTGCGGCCGCGTGCTCGTCTGCGTCGGCGAGGGCGACGTGCTCCGCGACCGCGGCCGCGCCTACCACGACCGCCTCAAGGCCAGCGGCTGGCAAGGGGAGGCCGCGATCTGGCAGGCGCCCGACAAGGGCCACACGTTCCACCTCCTGGAGCCGTGCTGCGACGAGGCCGTCGAGCAGGACAAGGTCATCAGCGACTTCCTCAACCGCTGA